CGATCAGAATGCGATCAAAGAAGAAAACACCGTCAAGGTAAGTATCAACATGCTGACAAAGTCTCTGCACGTCAGTGCCAGGTTTTAGTTTTTTTAAGTCACTTAAACGTTGAACACGCTCTACAAGATTTGGATCTAGTTGCAATGTCACTGATTCACGCAATTGCTTTTTAAATTTTTTATCAACTAATGACTGAACAAAAATAATGCGCGCAAATTCCTCGCGAATGCAGCCGTTATGCAAACGAAATTTCACGTACTCTGTAAGTTCATCAGCCAAGTTTGCTTGCGGAGCGTAGGGAAGACTTAGTTGTGACATCTCTTCAATGAACTTCGTGACGATGGCAACTAACAAGCCTGATTTGCCTTCGAAGTAACGACCGATAAGTGACTCATTCACGTCGGCTTTTTTTGCGATCATCTTGGTAGTCGCACCATCAAAACCGTGCTTAGAAAATATCTCGAGCCCGGCATTCATTAGCTTTTCTTCTGAAGCAGAACGATCCCTCTTTTTTGGTTTGCTTGGGACCCCATCAGTCTCATTTAGAACTTTTGTATGAGATACTTCGCTCATTAAGACCTCCTCGGTCTGAAATGGTAAATATCCGAAACCACTACATAAATCAAGCCTAACATAAAGACTCTAGAAATTCAATAAAGTAATTGATTGCATACTTATCAGGGTTGGTTTAGATTAAGTATGTAAGCGATTACTTATTGGAGTCTGATATGAAGCGATTTGATGTTTGGGAATTGATCACTCTAAGCGCCTTGTTTTTCACGCTATTAGCGGGAAGTTATGCCAAGGCCACGAACCTTCAAGATTACTTAGAAGAAGTTAAAAAAGAAAATACCGGTTACGAAGCAAGTGAAACTCAATCAGAAGCGGCTCATTTAAAATCGCGCGAGGCAGATCTAATTTTTGCTCCACGATTTTTCGCGAACGCTCGCGTAGGGCATGATGGTAAAGAGTCCTTTGGATCCACTTTGACCTACGATCGATTGAACTTGCAAAATTATTCTTTAGGAGTTTCCCAAGATTTCAACTTTGGTTTACAAACCAAACTTAGTTACGCCCTTGATCGTACAGAAATCGAAGGCGCAACATTACCGGCGGGTGTTGGTAACAGCTTTTGGACAGCAACGCCGACTTTAGAGTTGTCTTTACCGTTGTGGGCCAACGGTTTTGGTAGAACAGCCCGTGCGAATCAAGAATTATCCCGTCAGCAAAATATCGCTGAAAGATTTGCCTCTGAAGCGCAAGCAAAAGCTTTATTAGTAGAGGCAGAAGCCGCTTACTGGAAACTAGTCAGCTCTCAACAAATCGTTGAAGTTCAAAGTCGCGCGCTGACCCAAGCACAAAGTATTTTGGAATATGTCAGTCGAAAAGCGCGCAT
This is a stretch of genomic DNA from Bdellovibrio reynosensis. It encodes these proteins:
- a CDS encoding TetR/AcrR family transcriptional regulator, with the protein product MSEVSHTKVLNETDGVPSKPKKRDRSASEEKLMNAGLEIFSKHGFDGATTKMIAKKADVNESLIGRYFEGKSGLLVAIVTKFIEEMSQLSLPYAPQANLADELTEYVKFRLHNGCIREEFARIIFVQSLVDKKFKKQLRESVTLQLDPNLVERVQRLSDLKKLKPGTDVQRLCQHVDTYLDGVFFFDRILIEEKQEVMLADTEGFVRTYAKLFDV